The Gossypium arboreum isolate Shixiya-1 chromosome 6, ASM2569848v2, whole genome shotgun sequence DNA window CAGTGATATCTGCAGAAGATTTACCTATTGTAGATTTAATGGGAAAGGCTGATCCCTATGTTGTGCTCACGATGAAGAAGTCGGAGGCAAAACACAAAACTAGGGTAAGATTTTGATTGCCGAATGGTGTTGTTCCCcctctctattttttttgtttattgtCTAGTTGGGGCTTGAAGGAGTCAGTACCATTTAGCCACTTCTTGCATCTTTGACTCTTAGTTATGACAGAGAGCTTGCCTTTTGTATTTCCTAATGCATGGCATTATAGCTAATTTTTAGTTTTAGTGAACCATCCTAAAGGACCTAGAATCTTAGAGAGATATATGCTTTTTATCCTTCAAGAATGGGGGAATAAAGAATCTTTGGTCCTTAAAGTTGTTCTCTTTGTCAGGTTGTGAATGACAGCTTGAATCCAGTTTGGAATCAAACTTTCGACTTTGTTGTCGAGGACGGATTACATGATATGCTAATTCTTGAAGTCTGGGACCATGACACTTTTGGGAAGGTAAACTCCTTTTCTTATGGAACCGTTAAATCATTCTTGTTTTTGGGTCATACAAATTTTGTTTGGTTTCTAAATCAGGCAATGCAGTAGTAAGTATCCAGCTTCATTGTTGACCCTTGAACTCTCCTTATCGCATAGTTTTGTTCATTTCAATGTTGCAGGACTACATGGGGAGGTGCATTTTGACATTGACTAGAGTTATATTGGAAGGAGAATACAAAGACACTCTCCAGGTAGAGGGAGCTAAATCAGGGAAATTGAATCTGCACCTTAAATGGATGCCACAGCCGATTTTCCGTGATTCAGGTTCTGAGTTCTAACTAGAGGGAGGGAGCCAGGGCCTGCAAATTTGGGTTCGCGACTCAAATATGCCAAGGCTGCGACTTTATTGCAGTTCATGGGGTTGGCCATGTTCAGTTTCTTGGATACGGTGAGCCGTAGATCTCAGAAAAGTTCTAGTACCCAGGTATATATTTGTAGGACCTAATACTCAAAgctgtatatatataaaaaattttaccGGCTGTATGCTTTGTGTAAAGATCGAGTTGGGAATGTACCATACGATCAAAACCATTTCCATAGTTTTACATTAGAAAAGAGGGATTTGCCCAAAGGCTATAGCTTGCACACTGGGTACAGTCAAATCAACTGAATGCTATCTTGTGATATTACTCATGGATCtattgggattttttttttaaatatttttccgaCGATATTTGTTTTTTCAAATACTTCCAAATATTGAACTGGCCTTCTGAATATGCCTACTTGCAATCAGGTACATAAAAGTCAATTTACTCTTTGCAGTTACACTGTCCAGCAGCAGCATGAACGCTCAATATTTGAGCATCACCCGAGAGACATGGGAGATGTTTACGGGTATCGCCGAATAAAATTGAaaagtaaaattatcaaaaaatagaAATGCTTCGTATGCTTTCCACCTATAAATTGGGATAGATTGGGATAGTTGAAAAATGATTGGAAAAAGAAAACATAGAGAGTTAGTTTTTATGCATTATTTTTTcccaaaaattattttcttttaactttttcacTCGGTGGATGATTTAGATTCATATAAGCTCCACAAGAAAACCTCATGCACATTAAATTTTTTTACAGGATATCCTACAAAATCTTTGGTCAGAACTCATTTCAGCGGCATGGGGAATTTACGAAGTTCTCAATTGAAGATTCAGGAATTATCAAACAGCAAGCTTTTCACAGACCTGTTTATTTTATCCCGAACTGTGGGTGTAgccaaaaaagaaaagagagatttAGAATCGAAGTAAATCCACCTAATTATGAACAGTGATAATTCTAGCTACAGCATACAATTTATGAGCCATTTAAAGAGTTCATTTTGAAGCATGATttcgaagaaaaagaagaaaatgccAAAACTCCTTAGCATCTTTGCTTacttgatttgattaattttggCATTTTCATCTTCTTACTGAAATTTAATCAACCAAATCTGTACCAGAGATGAAATACTCTAGTCGAAAGTTCATCTTCTCAATAAGAAGCAATACGCTTAAGCACGCTACTCAAATGATGCTTCTTCAGTTTTCTTCGTCTCAGATTGCTTGACCTGCAACAAAACACAACCTTATCTTCAAGTGAATCAATTCTCCTACAATATATATCACTCACTGCATATTTTGTTCTAAAAAGTTTGCTAATAATATCATGCAAACACTCTGAAAATGCTTCGTGCACGGGGGTAATTTCAGCAAAATTATTGGAAATGACCATTAGTTGTTTCACTGCAGACTTTGATGCTTCCTCATCTAACATGCAGCCTTATGCAGATTAAGGTTCATTGTACTCACCAGTACTGATTGTGTAATACAAACGAGTCAGTTGCCACTTTTTTCCCATCATCATTGCGGTTCCAATGGTAGAATGCATGTGTCCTATTTTGGATCTCCAGTGTCGAATGACCATAACTAGCTTCTCGGAATGCAGAATACTCTGGTTGGGGATCTAAAAATCTATAGAATCAAAAACCATTTGCTTAATTTAGCGAGGAATGTAGTTTGTAACAGATTAACTCTAAACAAGTAGCTAAATATCATTGTTGTCTTTATTGCAACATGCCATCAAACTAACCTTCCAGCTAGACCTTCTTGATTTCCACCATCTCCGACAGTGATGTAAACTGGAGCTGATTTGTCTGGTACAGGGTAACGTTCGCCACTTGATACATTGTACCTTATATTTGAGATTCGATACTGAAAATTCAGAGGAAAGAAGCATGAGCCTTCCTTCCATAAAATAGACGTTATACTGAAATAGACCCATACAATGGACAACAAATTATGCATGAAAGAGTTCAGTATAAAGAGGGTTTTATGTTGCTATTTGAGAGTATGGATACCTCTGATGAACTAAAAGCCCTTCTACATTTTTTCTTATAGATATATACTGGGAATTGTGCTTGGCAGCTCCATATTTCCAAATGCAAAGTGATCTctctaattataaataaaataaaatatctctAAAATTAACTTGATTTTACAACTTTAGCTAAGAAATTTTTCTTCCGATGAAAcatcaaattaatcatttaaaaagcCTGCATAAAAACTTCTTCAGATGATGCAAAATAAAAGAAGTGCTaagaagaacaagaagaaaagggaagtgAAATTATAAGGATAGAATCATACAGATCTTTCATAAGCATGGACATGACCAGCAAAGATTACATCAACTCTGTGGTGGACGAACCATTCTTCAAAGACTGCTCGCATACTTTCACCCTCCATGAAATGTGCTTCATTGCTATTGTAGATTGGCATATGCATAAGGACAATAAGCCAAGGAGTCTTCTCCCGGTCAACCTTCTTTAATTCTTCACTAAGCCACTCATATTGAGGTGTGTATTTCACTATAAAAGGTGAAGTTAAATTTGATGTCAGATGtataaaagagaagaaaaaaaataatttcgGCCGTCTTTGAGGAGAAAATAAGTACTGGGGGTAAGAATCCAGACTCCATCCATTACTGTCCAGTCACCATTTAAAAGTATGAGTTTACAATTCATGGTTTAGTTCTACTCATGAATGGTGGTGACGAGTGTACTTATAAAGAATGGACAGAAAAGTAATAGATAGAAGCCAATCCAAGTAAATTAATTGCTATGACAATTAGTTTTGAGAAGAGGACCAGAAAGGGCAGGATGCTCAAGGCAATAGCTAATTAGGATGAATATAACAGCTGAAGAGAAGAAGAAATGGTACCAAATGGAGAGTAGCTCGATAGCACAATGATATGAGCAGATGCACGTCTAATAGCATACCACATTGGGCTGCTGCTTTTACAAGACAAATGAGGTGTAGGGTGCCGTTGGAGATAGGACTTAAAAGGGACAACTTCATCCTGCACACGTTCCAAGTGTTCTGAAAGTTAAGTACTAAACAAGATGATTATAATTGTTCTGCTGAAAAGAGTGAGTTTATAAACTTCCATAACTTTAGTAAACATCAGAAACATGTTATATATGGTGTCAGTTATGCCATTACTTTTTttaggtttaattatgaattccatcCCTCTACTTTACAAAAACTAATATGTTAGCCCCTCTACTTTAATTTGTCAAAATTTGATCCTTATACTTTATGGAAATGTCCAATTAAAGAATATTGCTAAACCTTACTGTTAAAAAGTTGACATAGAAATTAACAGTTCAatgatttatatgtaaataattaGCAAATATCGGAAAtgtaggtttaattatgaattccatcCCTCTACTTTACAAAAACTGATATGTTAGCCCCTCTACTTTAATTTGTCAAAATTTGATCCTTATACTTTACGGAAATGTCCAATTAAAGATTATTGCTAAACCTTACGGTTAAAAAGTTGACATAGAAATTGACAGTTCAatgatttatatgtaaataattaGCAAAAATCGGAAATTCAACAATTTATATGCAACAAGTCAGTAAAAATCAATATTTCAAGTTTATGTGACCTTTCAATTTTTATGAAGTATAAAGACCAAATTCTTACAAATTAGAGGGACTAATCTCTTAATTTTTTGTAAAGTAGAGggataaaattcataattggacCTACCTTTTACATCCAAGTGAACGCAGCCCAAGCAGgaaaagaggaaaaaagaaacaaGAAAGTGAACTTAAATCTCTTCCTCCAGTTAGCTAGAACCTAGAATCAGATGTCATACATTTGAAAGATAATTGGGATGAGAGCTGGTGTAGTTTAAGGAGAAAAGATCTTCTGTTATCTCCTTAAACCAGACCAAGATCTAGcaataaaaccaaatattgatCTTGggaaatgaaagaataaatgattgAATCTTCAGGAAAATCCAAGGCTTTTAGGTTGAGAACAATGAACACTAAAAAGGAATGGCCTGtacaatagctgagaaaaataaTTGAGGGTGTTAAGCAAATATTATTATGCATTACATAATGCATAACTAGAAGCACCATGCATGGTTGAGTGAAGTTCATAGGATCCAAAAGTAACAAATGATTTTTAGCAATAATGTGTAGGAATGCTCGTTCAATGCTTTACCATGTAAGGCATGTATTCTATTTCATGATTCCCAGCAGACCAGATCCAAGGATGATATGCAGTACTTTTCTCAACAAAGCGACCCCATGAATCCCATCTTATACCAACATCATTATACTGATATCTATCAGCATAAGAAAGATCTCCTACAAACAAGACAGTTTGTGCTCCACTCTGCATGTAATGCTCAAGGGTGGACAGTGAATTATATGTCTGACCCAAATCACCTGCAACATATTAAAGACAATTCAATCAACAAAAATTAGagattgaaaggaaaaaaaaaaaaaaggatatagGGGAAACACATCAAAATGAGTTAATGAAAAGACATGGCATCAAAAAAATATGAAATGAGCCTGATCTGGTTAATGTGAATTGAGTTGAATATTCAGCAATGCATGAGAGAGACActagaaaagttataaaatatgattGATAACAGAGATGAACTTGGTTAAATGGCAAACAACAATTTCTGATCAAAATCCAGCTAGTTGGGATTTTAGGCTTCAAATAGCTGATTTCCATTTTCTTCTTTCCACAATGTACTCGTTTACATATTTCCAGCACGAAAGATCAAGTTTTGGTGGTCTTCAACAAATACACCAACATTTTCCTTGTTCCCAGTATTACATCAATAATGATTTTAATGGCCAATGGGCTACTAAGAAGCAGAAGGCTTACAGGCACTCAAGCAGCAAGAAGAGTTCAGACGTAGTTAACtgccctttttaaaaaaaattaatgattcTAATATGCAAAAGGATTAAACTCAGGCATTTGATTGAAATCAGAAACTTGGCCAGCACCAGAACTGCTTTGATTAACATGACTGAAAACATTCCAACATTGCTTTAGATTACAGAAGAAAATACTCACCAATGATTCCAAATTTGTAAGGAACATCTGGACCGATCTTAGGAGGTGTTTGAAACCAAAATTCTCGTGCAGAATCACCAGTTCCAATCTTGTAATAGAACTTGGTATCATACTGAGAAcaacaaataaaatgattaagCAACCAATTTGTTCTTATCATGGTTCAGATGACAAGGTCAATTACAATTTTAAAGCCAAACTGAACTCAAAGTCCATTCTTGTAAGTTTGTAATGGAAGAGCTAAAAGATGTAATCCCTCCATATAAAAAAATCCATGCTAAGGGCATGTAGAATAAGCTTCTAATAAAAACAGGCAACTCTCTCCATGTTGAAGAAGTTAAGCCATTTGTGCAAGTATTACTTCCCAAGTAAATATTGTTACCTCAAGACCATCAACAAGAACATGATGAATATAGCCAGAATTGTATTTATAAAAGGTGTAGTTTGTCATCTTCCCCTCTGCAGTAAATTCATATTTTCCCTTTAATGTTCCATACTGTACTTTGCTGGACCCAGGTTCATCAGGGGTGACCCATGAGATAATTACAGCTTTCCCATCATAATCTCCTTGTGTTATATGCACCTACAGTTTCAATAACATGAATGTTACATACAGGTTGGAAAAGGTTCGGAATAGAAGCCAACAAGGAATATATGGTAAGAAGTTCTGCAATTGGAAAGCATAATTCATGAGGACAAATTTAATCGAGCCATTTTCAGTGAACAACACCAATTTGACAGATATAATGCATAGATTAGTATCAAGCTTTACAAGATCCAGAAATTTGTACTCTGATTTTTTCTTATATGGTGGTTCCCTAGTATACTAAGAAAGATTACAGTCAGAGACAGCAAATGATATATTTAGTGCTGTAAGTAGCAAAGTATCGAATAAGAAAGGAGAAATAATCTTCAGTCCCTATTTAAAAAAGAAATTGTCTTCATTGTTGCATAATATAATTCTTATTCAAGCTCTGATAATGATCATTGCGAACAGAAATAGGACTAACAAATACAAATGTTGATAGACTTTACGTATCTAGCTGAAAAAAATGAAGTTAATAAAAGAAAGTCTTACTTGTTGTGGTGCATTATGACCTGTGGGAACAGCAAATACTTCATGATCAAGAGGGATGTCTTCCGATGGCCATTCCTTCCGAACAAAGACACTTGTGTGACCAGCATTCACATTATTGTCAAAGTTCGAGAGAACAAAAGATGCCAATATAAGTTGAAAAAGCAAAGACTTCATCTTGGTGACCCCTGCTACGACTCTTGATAAATCAACCAACAACCATGTGATTTACTGCATTCAGGATTAAACACCAATCAATTCAAAAAAAGTAATCAAGAAGCTTTAAGGATGCACAATACATTAAGAACAAATCACCCAGCATGTACTTCAACACAGATTTGTAAAACAAAAAAGATACTTCTTTATTCGCTTTTTAAAGTTGTTCAATTTATGAAATGCATCAAATGAGGAGATATGCTTAAAGACCATCAAAAGAGGGGAAAAATTTTGTTGACATTTTTACATCTGTTCAATTTTGCTTGTTAGGGAAGATCCAATAACAAATGACTGATATCGTTCAAAGTTCAAACCATCAAGTTTAGTAGGCGCTATAGGAGGCACAAAAATGGAGTCAGAATTCACAGCATCTGCTAAATACAGAGTCTCACCGTGGCCAATATAATTTGCAGAAGAAACTAAAATCCACTAGAAACAACTAACTTGATTGGATTACATCAAACCAACCTTCATTTAACATATAACCCAATAATATTTTACAAAAAATCAGCTAAATACCCTTTTGAAATACCATCATGTCCTCACTTTACAACATAATAAAAAAGCAAAGCATCCCAACATACAGAAAGATATAATTACTGAAACGGTGTTATTCATTAATCAAGAAGAAATTTCATTAAATAATGTTAGAACTTACAATATATCTATCAACTTGAATCACAATATCacatgaatgcaaaaaaaaaaaaaaaccaagattATGCTCACCTGTTTGGACCGAAAAAACACACCTTTTTTTACAACAATTCCAAATCAGAAAAGATCGCCAATACAACAAATTTAGATTAGAAGCACGAAAGAATTACAGAACCAACATCAGATTAACAAAAAAGAGAGAGATAAGAAAAGAAAGAACCTTTAGAAAAAAACAGTTGAACGAAGAGCTAATGATGGGAAATTTGTTGTCTTTGTCTTAATAATTGGTGTTTGGGTGAGGACAGGATAGGCCGAACGTGGAGGCGTACAATAGTGGAGATAGGACAGGCTGAGGTGGCGTACATTAGAGAACCGTTTTCTCGTATATTCACCATAGCTTGCGTGGTTTTAAGGAATATCGTTCTTCATTGGATTTGACTATACACGTGGCAACATGGGGGTGGACGGTGACTGTGTTGTCGGGAGTAAAAATGATTGTTTTCATTTCGCTTTTaactatttaaattatatttatttattctccatttttattttattgtatataTTCCGGATTCAATAAAAtagattttatatataatttcaaggattttaatttatattataaatcctACCACACGTGTATGTATGCAAAAATTACGGTTTTTAAATATAGATGTGTATTtgaaaataatatacaataaataataaaatgtttggtttgaaattaattaattgtaataacatataaaatatatacgatattaaaataaaaaaattagattaaattatgggtaaaatgaaatttaaatacaTCGATGAGCAATATTAAATGTACTAAAATTATTTATCATGATTTTTCATCAATCGTGAGTTAGTGTTAACTtgacttgtgacaccaactcaattaacaacattattaTTAGATATCCTATTACAAGCTATGTGTGTGgaaatcataaaattaaaaaacaaatatgtgtttaaaaataatatataataaagaaTGAAACGTGTCGACACATTTGATGGCAAAGTTAATTCTATGGCTGAAATAATGGCCACAACTTCAGACACAATTTCATTGCTTTACTTGCCTATTTGTAGAGTTGGCAAATTTTAGAACAAAAGCATTGGATTTTCTATTTAGAAGATATGTGGATGAGTAAAGCCCATAACATGAAGATCAATTGAGATGAAATTGAAGACTTGAAGATTAGTTTCTTATGGATTAAGTTTGGTTACTTGTAGGTTAAATAAAGTCAATTTCTATAGTTGAAGACATTGGATTTCATGAGGACTCTTATTGAAATATTATCTCATGTTGATTTTGATTAGATTGTAACTCTTATGTAAGCAAAACTTAAGTAATATATAAACTTATGTTTTGTCTAGGTTAAGGTGATCATATTAAGAGTAACCGAGAGATTAAGAGCTTTATAGAGTTCAAATTTGTTCAAGTAAAGAATTGTTTATGTGTGCATTGTTTTTTTAAGTATCAAGAGAGTCTCTTGGGTTGAAAAACTAAGCTTTTAAGGGGGAATCTTAGAAGGAGAATGATTTAGTCTTTGTACAATAGTGAGGTCGCTAAATTGGTAAGTGTTAGACTAATGTTAGGACTTAAATCATTGGTTGTGTTGTGAGAAATATAGTGGATCATTGCTCTGGGTAATCGCAGACGTAGGTTGAGGTCAAATTGCGTAAACAATCTCAGTGTTCATCTTTATTTTTTTCGCACTTTTGGTTTTGTGGTTGAAACTATGGGCACAATTCTAAGCACTATTGCAATCACGGTTTCTGTTTGCATAGCAACTAACCCTTTTGCTTctacaattggtatcagagcctctTATTTAACAAAAATAATGATTATCTTGGTTGATATACTTGCTTAAAATGGAATGATTGTAAAAATCCTCATCCGATCAGGTTGCTGGACTTTATCTATAGGATGCTACAACTTTTAgcgaaataataataaacaaaccTGAAATCAAAAGTTCAATTGAACATTGAATAACTACATACATTCACACAAATCATGCTTTGAAAACAAAATCGGGTTTAAATTGATCTTACAAAAGCTCTAGAATCGACCCGGAACCaaaaaatgactgttttgaaacttttacaaaaagaagGGCAATTGTGCAAAATAGGAGTCAGACGaccatgtgcccaggccgtgtaacaaGTTGTAACCGTGTAGGACTGGAGTCACGCAACCGTGTATCCAACCGTGTAACTCAATATGGCCGTGTGGGTCAAATCGTAAATATTCAACAAAAGTTACACGATCGTTTGGTTGGGCCGTGTAACAAATTAAAGCCGCGTGAAAACTAAATGATTAATATCTACaatactcacacgggcgtgtggctagccttGTGACAATTGGAAACTGTGTGATTCTAATGCACCTTATTTTATAGtggcacatggctgtgtggtACAAAATATGCCATTTTAGTGCCTACTTCATACCAAACTATCTCTAAAGCATAAATTTAAATCCAAAAGCATAACTAAACCTATTCAAAACCTGCACAAACTCAATAGAAATATGCTAATTTACCACATTTAAAATCACATTCAACCATTATACCAATATGCCTCAAATGACACCTAAATTATTCAACATATCGTAAATAAACTCAAGCCATTCAATCACTTACACCATTCATCTATTCAATATGGCTCAATTCTATATTACAATTTATGCACCAAAACCTTTCCTATATCATGCCTATATCATCCAAATTAAACACCAAATTACGATGCCTTATTTATCACCAAGACTTCACTTATTTGAACATCTCATGTTACACTCAAACATACCATTAACGTACATTTTTCCATCACATTTTCATTCTAAACAACCACATCAACATCCACATATAAGTTTGGTTAACCACATTCAAAAGTTTCGATTCAAAACTCTAAGTTAACATACCAACTTGCCAACATGCACACACACTTTTATACA harbors:
- the LOC108489962 gene encoding bifunctional purple acid phosphatase 26, translated to MKSLLFQLILASFVLSNFDNNVNAGHTSVFVRKEWPSEDIPLDHEVFAVPTGHNAPQQVHITQGDYDGKAVIISWVTPDEPGSSKVQYGTLKGKYEFTAEGKMTNYTFYKYNSGYIHHVLVDGLEYDTKFYYKIGTGDSAREFWFQTPPKIGPDVPYKFGIIGDLGQTYNSLSTLEHYMQSGAQTVLFVGDLSYADRYQYNDVGIRWDSWGRFVEKSTAYHPWIWSAGNHEIEYMPYMDEVVPFKSYLQRHPTPHLSCKSSSPMWYAIRRASAHIIVLSSYSPFVKYTPQYEWLSEELKKVDREKTPWLIVLMHMPIYNSNEAHFMEGESMRAVFEEWFVHHRVDVIFAGHVHAYERSYRISNIRYNVSSGERYPVPDKSAPVYITVGDGGNQEGLAGRFLDPQPEYSAFREASYGHSTLEIQNRTHAFYHWNRNDDGKKVATDSFVLHNQYWSSNLRRRKLKKHHLSSVLKRIASY